Within the Microcebus murinus isolate Inina chromosome 16, M.murinus_Inina_mat1.0, whole genome shotgun sequence genome, the region CATATTTCAAAGGCGCCAAAGAGCTGTGAAATAAATGCAAGGAGTAAAATCTCAGGAACTAAATTCCAGTGAGTGAAGGACCCTTCTCGATATGGTTTGCATGTTTGCCCCCTCTTAATCTCATGTTGCAATTCGGTCCCCACCATTGGATACTCACAGGAGCAGCACATGGGGCATGTAACTGCACACCCCAGTGCTACGCCAGAATGTATATGTCCCTTCAAAATCCATATGTTGGAATTTAAACCACAAAGTTATGGGTTTAAGAGGTGGGATTCTGGGGAGGTAATGAGGTGGGGGGGAGGCCTCCCTTCATGGATAAGATTAGTGCTTGAAGCAGTGAGCtcatcctccttttttttttttttttttttttttttgcatttctatcTATTCCACCATGTGAGGCACAGCACTGGtcccttccctgctcctgccACGTGAAGATGCAGCCACAAGGTGCCATGTCACGGAGCAGAAAGCAAGACTTCATCAGActaaatctgctggcaccttgatcttggacttgtcagcctccagaactgcaaggaataaatttctgttgtttgtaaattactcagtcttggatattttgttatagcagcacaaatggactaagacacccaCCCACACCGACACATACGCACAGTCATGCAGAAAGCATCTCATGGATTGCTCTCAAAAGCACTGGTGGAGGGAAGGCTTCCAGCATGGGGCAGGGGCCTGACAACGATTGATGTCCAGATCCAAGGCCAAAGATTCCCAGGGGAGCAAGAAGGCGTCCCAGTGCCTGGTGCTGTGAAGGGCGCACAATCGCATGGGCTAGATTTTTATACAACTGGCAACATAGTAGGTTTGTTGACACCATAAATGTTATGGAGGCAAATACCTCATCTGTCTGGACAAGCACTGAACCACTGAGGCTTGAGACAGTGCCTGGTGCTGGTTGCCCAACAAATGTCCAGTGAATCTACAAAAGTCCAATGGCACCTAGCAAAGTGGACGCGCAGGGACATGTGaagctgtgtgcacacacatacagcaGGTGAATCAGAAAGCGGAAACCTCCTCATAAACTTTATTGCTCTTAAAAATGCTGATGGAGGAGAGACTTCTTCCAGCACAGGCAGTTACCGATGATGTCCAAGTTCAAAGGCTCTAAGAGGACCCAGGAGGAGCAGTTCCTTACTTGCTGAGGGAGCCAGGGTGATCTCATATTTTCTGCTTCAAGATTCTGAATATAATGGAGCAAGCAATTATCATGGAGCCCACCAGGATGCTTGAGATGCTGAAGCTCAGAGCCAGTCTGGAGTTCGTCTGTGCTTTTCTCTGATCACCAAGGAAGTTGGCTTCCCGGGtctgttgggggtgggggggaaccAAGCTGGTGGGAATGTTTTCCCCGAGGAGCAGGGGAGTAGGGGAGGGGCACCCCTACGGAAAGGCGGGGAGCACAAGGTAAGAAATGGTGCATGAGGGAGGTAAGGGCAGGGTTCAGTcccccaggaaggaggaaggaaccAGGGGGACAGGAAGAGGGAGTGGGtctgggcagaggaggaggaggagcaagggCAGCTAGCCGGTGAAGAGGAGGGAAATCCCGAGGAACAGGAAGAGGCCCTCCTGCTGGAAGGAGCACCCCGAGGCTGACTTGGCGATGGCCAAGGGACTTGGTGGTGGCCAGGTGGTGCCCACCTTAAGGGAGAACAACAGGGCTGGGATTGCCAGcaggatgaagaagaagaaggataTGATGGCGAGAAACAAATAATCCTTTTCTGGGGGAGGCGCAGGCATCAGGACCACCGGCTGCATCAGGCCGAGCGGCTGCGAGGACATGAGCTGCTGCATCGGCAAGAACTGCTGCTTCGGGGGGTTCGGCCCCCAGTTGGCCTGGGCACCCGGGCCCTTGGGGCTGCTCACAGCAGCCATGGACCCTGGAAACTGCAGACAAGGGCGACAGGGTGGAGAGTGGGGACATCTGAGTTCCCAAGAAATGGGGACCAGCCAAACCAACCCCTCTGGCTAGAAAGGCACTGAAAACCGACGCTGCCCCAAGCCAGGGGACAGCGCCCCAAGCCAGAACCCACCACCCCTCCACGTTCCCATAGAATAGTCCCAGTGATTCTGTAACAGCCACACGACCCTCCTCTACCCTTCCATAGCCCCTCTCTGAACCCCCaatgccctccctgccccctaaTTGCCTCACTTTCCCCTTCTAAACACCCActaccctacccccaccccacacacatgcTTGCACTCCCCGACTTTCCTGATAACCCATCACAAACCTAGTCAACGTCCCTAAGACTTCCCTGCTGTTCAGTCCCTGAGGCAGCCTTGGCGATTTGGGTCACAGGGGTGTGGCCTCTAGTGACCACCACTTCATTATGATTGGCTACGCCTTTGTGGGTGGGTCTCCAGTGCTTAAATCTGGTTTCTGATTGGTTCATTGTACACAAGGGGCGTTACCCAGACACTcccctttcctcctgcctttCTGATCGATTCAGTGAGTAAGAGGCCCGGGTTACAGTTACTTgccctttttgttgttgttcacagtttgtttggttgtttttttcgtttttttgtttttttgggtttttttgagacagagtctcactttgttgcccaggctagagtgagtgccgtggcgtcagcccagctcacagcaacctcaaactcctgggctcaagcaatcctcctgtctcagcctcccaagtagctgggattacaggcatgcgccaccatgccccgctaatttttcatatatatatttttagttgtccagttaatttctttctatttttagtagagacggggtcttgctcaggctggttttgaactcctgacctcgagcaatccacccaccttggcctcccagagtgctaggattacaggcatgagccaccgcgacAGCCTGTTGTTCACAGTTTGAACTCCTGATTGCTTCGCTATATAGTGTGAGGCCTCACTTCCAGATGGAATGTGAGTGTAAGGGGCAGATTTATTGATATTCCTATTAGGAGCTTAGTGCAcctgaggcctgggctgggctggacccTGAGGGCTGGACAAGCCCATGGCTCTCCAGGAATTCACAGGCCatgaaaaagagggaaaacacgcaaataaagaaagaaaactggctcggcacggtggcccacgcctgtaatcctagcactctgggaggctgaggcgggtgggaggctgagtcaaggtcaggaattggaaaccaacctgagcaagagcaagaccccatctctactataaatagaaagaaattaattggctaactaaaaatatatggagaaaaaattagccaggcatggtggcgcatgcctctagtcccagctactagggaggctgaggcaggaggatcgcttgagcccaggagtttgaggttgctgtgagctaggctgacaccatggcactctagcctgggcaacagagtgagactttgtcaagaaagaaaggaaggaaggaagaaagggagaaagggagaaagagagagagagagagagagagagagaaagagagaaagaaagaaagaaagaaagaaagaaagaaagaaagaaagaaagaaagaaagaaagaaagaaagaaagaaagaaagaaagaaagaaagaaaattaattcactGAGAACCAAGAGCTAAGAGGGAAATAACTGAAACAAGCAGGCAGGACTCTGGAAGGCCACAAGGGGctaggggtgggagtggggttggcaggaaaggcctctctgagaagggAACATCTGAGCTGAGACTTGAAGTACAAGAGGAGCCACCAGGAGATACTGAGGAAAGACTTCCAGGTAGGGccaacagcaagtgcaaaggtcctgaggtaggaAGGAGGTTGGTGAGACCGGGAACAGAAACAAGGGCAGCGTAGCTGGACTCGGTGATGGTTCTAGATGCATGAACAGCACATCCCACTGCATATATTCAAATACACATACAACCTGCAAGCCAACAAATCTCCCActtagaattttttcattttgaacgTTTTCAACATTCTCTTTATATGAACAGCCCCACCCACATATGGTGCTGGAGGTGACCCAGAGCAAGGAAGCAAAGTGACTGTGCTCAGCCCCTTGAAGAATTAGGTTGAATAACTAAAGGATGCATGTGCTGGTGGTTCCCTGCCTTGGAGCTTCCTTGGCTGAATGTTTCGCTTGGCTTTCCCAGGCCATCAGGAAAAGCCAAAAGGTGATGAAGAAAGTACTCACAATTCTACACATACTCAGCCAAGCGGCCCCCACTGAAAAATGAAttggaataaagaataaaataaattgctaaagCCAGACTCAGGAACTCCCCAGCAGATTGTTAAAAGAGACAAGGGAAAGATTAAAAGGCAGTAGAAAACCCCACCCACCAAGTGATATGGAAGGCGGATGTAGAAGAGTCCACCTAAATTCGCATCCATTCCAGGGTATTTAGTGAGGAAGGGAAGAGGTTGCAAGTTTTTACTCTGCAATGTGGAACTAGACATTGTTACTGAAATTCCAAACTCAAGACTCACTCCCAACTTTCCCTGCTGCTAACAGCCGCCCCAGGCTAGCGCCAGCCCTGCACGACAGCAAAGCTGCCCAACTCGCTCCACGCTTCAGCCCCCCAATCCCACCCTCCCCTCAgcatctaccgtgtttcccagaaaataagacctccccagaaaataagccctggcagaaTTTCTAAGGATTTgtgccatagaagccccaccccaaaaataagccctagtgacaggcgtggctgcgCGGTGTggctgcacaacccgtgcatgtcgcacggagcgggaaagaagacgagcagcccttctcatctgccccatcgtgacagctgctgtcccagaggtgactggaaaggtgcgggcagccccaccaacaaggtcagctccccctgtgtgtgctgcaagctgaggctttgaggggaaaataacacatcccctgaaaataagccctagggtgtcttcttgaggaaaaataaatataagatcctgtcttatttggggggaaacacggtagagtGGATTTTTCCAAAATAGCGACCACATGGTGTCACTCTCTTGTTTAAATCTTTCACTGCTTTTCCTCAACACTTAAAATTCAGGCTCCTTCTTATGAATGACGGACAAGACGTTGCAACCTGTAGCCCTCTTTCCAGAACCTTCTCCTGACTCCAACTCATGCTCGGCTCCATCCGCTGGAACTCCCTTCTCTAGATTGGCAATGTGGGGGCTCCTTTCCATTCTACAAATCTCAGCTTCCCCCCACCTTGAGTAGCACCCGCCAACCAATTTCTGTCACATCCCTCCCTGCCTTTGTAGTCCGTCCCCCTACCTGAAATTATCTTGTTTACTGATGTGCTGCTTTTTTACCTCTCTTCTGCGTGCTAACATGAGTTCTGCGAGGCAGGAGTCTGTTCTGTCTTCTTCAATGAacctggcgcacagtaggtgctcaatagatgtTAGTTGCATGAATAAGTGAATCCTGGGGGAACTCACATGCACAGAAAAAGAAGGGTCACCCAGAAAGCAGAAATGTCCTCTATAATTTATTGTTCTCCAAAATACCAGGGGAGGGGAGATTCTGTTCCAGGGACAGAGTCACCGTGAACATCTGAGTCCAAAGAGGCTGTGGGGAGAGAGGCAACCCCACCACCATCCCTGGCACTCTGAGCGGGGAGGGGCCAGGTCACCCTGGGGGGTCTCCTGGACCGTGGGGGCATCCGTCACCAGGCCAACTGGATGGAGGACGTGAAGAAGATAAACAGCAGCCCCAGGACGACACTCGCCACGCCCATGGCCAAGGCCATGCTGGAATTCCTCTCTGCCCTGGTTCTGTCTCCACAGGTGTTGCCGTCCTGGGTCTGTGAGGGCGGGGGAGGCAGGTCGGCGGGAGTGTCCCCAAGACGGGGTGCAGATGGACGGAGCCAGGGCAGAGAGGGGCCCTTGGTTGGGGTCAGCTGAAGGGAAGCCAGAGGGCGTCTCCTTAGGGAGAAGAAACCTAGGACCAGGGGAGAGGTGAGGGTCGGGACAGGACCCACAGAGTCGGGGAAGTgccttgggggaggaggggacaaagGGCAGAGTGAAATACAAAGGGGGGACTGGGGGAGAAGCGGGGTGGCGGAATGTGGGGGGCAGGGTAGGTGTCCGGGGAGAAGGGGAGCAGGGTCTGAGTGTGACAAAAGGAAGGAGCAAAGTGGCCCCTGGAGAGACGTctgggaaaagggagaagaagggaaaagaaaggggTTAGGGGCGGGAGGGACACCCCTGGGCTGCAGGACAGGACAGAGGCACCCGTCCTTACAGCCAGGGGTGGCCACGCCTCACCCTGATGGAGAAAATGAGGGCCAGAATCCCAAAGGGGAAACAGCAGAGCAGGGACACGATGGACAGCGGCAGGAAGTCCTCCACTGGAGGGTCCACGGGCAGCGGCAGGGACACCATCGGTGGCCTCACAAGGCCTGCAGGGCCCAGGGGGCTGCGGCTATACGCTTCGGGCAGGCAGCACCGCCACCAGCAGAGACCGGCCTGCAGACAGCACGGGGGAGAGGGACAGCTGAGGAGGAATGCCATGGGCTGAAGTGACCCCAAGAAGGAAGCAGAGCCTGGCCCACCAGCAGGGGTCACGCCGACTCCAGGGATGACGCTCCCCAGAACCCGCAACCCCCTCGCtgccccatctcctccttcctgcaCCGTTTAACTCTCTCCCTAATGCCCTTAACGCCCACTGCCTTGCCACGGCCCCTTGCTGCCGCCAATACCCTCCACCTGTGCCGTGTCCCTTAACTCCCTGTCCCCATAACCCCTTCCTTTCCTGGCAACCTCATCCCTGTCCCGACCCCATCCAGATTGCCCGCTCAACCCTCCCAGTCTCCCCACAAGCCCCTTGCAGTCCCCCCATAATTGTCTTCTCGACCCCCACAACGCTCCCCAGGCTCCCCAGGCTCCCACAACGCACTCCTTGTCCggtcacctccctccctccccccacagcccACTCCCCATCCCGGTAGTATCCTCCCTGTGCCCCAAACCCCTTCCCCCATGTCCCCTTCCAGTCTGCCACGCTCTCTCCCTGTCGCCTGTGAGCCCCCTATTCGTGCCCCCGTAAGCTTCATCCTATCCTGCTGGAATCCTCTTCTCAGCCTCCCCCCTGTAACACGCCCCCCAGACTCCAGTTAGCCAACCAACTCATTTGTAGTCCCGAACCATCTCTACGTTGCCAGGGAGTGACGTCACCGGAGTGACGTCACCGAGGCACGGCCTCTCTAATCGTCCACTCTGCCTTTGACTCTGCTTTTCCTTCGGTATTGTGATTGGCTCCTTTTATGGGGGGGCGGAGTTCCAAAGGTTTTCTTGTCGTCTGGGCTTCTGATTGGTTCAATGAAAAGGGGGCGTGTTTCCTGGCCATTCCTAACTTCTTCTTGATTGGCTTGATGAACACAGGAGGCAGGAATTCAGATCCTTGCTTTTCCTCTAAGTGAGCTCCCTATTCCCGTAGGTATAAAGTGCGCAGTCCCGTGAAACTGGTATTTTCCAATCTGGCCGACAGAAGAGTTCCATCAGTGCTAATGGTGGGATTTACTAATTCATTCCATGTAGATTTATTTGGCACCTGCTTTGTGCCTGGCCTTGCGCTGGGCTCTGGGAACCAAGAGGCGCCCAAGAACAGCCAAAGCCATGGCTCTCGGGGAGTTCACAGTCCGTGGGGAAAACAGACGATAAACATCATTTTCAGACGGTAGTGAGTGctctggaaggaaagaaataaaaggatgtgGCAGAGTGGGCTCTAGGAAGGCCAGTTGACAtgagtggagggggaggaggggacatctAAGATGAGACCTGAAGCCTATGAAGGATCCAGCTGcggacagatttttttcttttcttttctttttatttttgagacagagtctcgctttgttgcccaggctagagtgagtgccgtggcgtcagcctagctaacagcaacctcagactcctgggctcaagcaatcctcctgcctcagcctcccgagtagctgggactacaggcaggcgccaccatgcctggctaattttttcctctatatattagttggccaattaatttctttctatttatagtagagacggggtctcgctcttgctcaggctggtttcgaactcctgacctcgagcaacccacctgcctcggcctcccagagtgctaggattacaggtgtgagccgccacgcccagccATGGATCCAGTGGCTGAGAGACAGAAATAagggcagtgtggctggagtgtgataagggaggggcaggaggaaggaggtgaggaagaagaggagagcaaGGTCTACACACCTAGGTGTAGACTTTGGGTTTGATTCTAAGAATTGTGGGAGCGTTATGAAGTGTTTGAGCCAAGAGGTGTGCTATGATTTAGGCTTGAAAGATGCTCTGAGCTGAGGCTTGATGAATAGAGTGGGGGCAGTAGGTTCCTACTTTTCCTGAGGGTTCACGCGGAAAAGGATAGGGAACAGCCATGGGCTAGGGATATCTGGCATACAGAAGTCCCCAGGGAAAGTCAACCCAGAGAGGACTGAGGCAGCATGACCTGGGAATAGAGAAGTCCCTCTCTTCTGGATCCCTGGCTGGCCTCTGATTTTCATCCCTCTGGCTGGTTCCCAGCCCTTCCCTTGAATGTTAATTCCTATTCATTTAATTCCTATTCATCAAGCCTCAGCTCAGAGCATCTCAACAACAGaaagatcaagcagaagaaagaatttctgaatttGAGGACAGGCCTTTAGAAATAACCCAgtcaaacaataaaagaaaagaaaagagaataaaaacgaATGAACATAACCTACATGACATATAGAGGGCCACGAAGCAaccaaattttctaattttcggtctccagaaggcagagaaaaaaaaaaatgaaaaggatagaAAACTTATTTAACAAGATAATAGCAGGACACTTCCCAAGTCTAGCAAGATATGGGAAGCTCCGAGATCCTGAAATAGATGCAATTCAAAAGATATGCACAGCAAattatagtcaaactgtcaaaagtcaaaagcaaagagagaattctaaaaacagctAGAGAAAAGTGTCTAGTCATTtacttcaaaaaagaaagaaagaaagaaaccatcaGACCAATAGTGGATTTCTCAGGAGCAGCCTGGCACCCTACAATAGGATgttatattcaaagtgctaagataaaacaacaacaacagtcaGCCAACAATACCAGACCCAGCAAAGttatccttcataaatgaaggagaaataaagtcctttctcagacaagcaaaacttgaatttatCACCACTAGATGagccctataagaaatgcttaagggacTCCTACATCTGGAAGCAAAAGGGCGATATCTACcactatgaaaacaaaaaattataaaacccacTGGtagaagaaacacacacaaatacagaggagaaaggaatcaaatgTTCACACTACAGAAACCGCAATGATAAAccataagagagaaagaaacaaatattataCAAAGCAATGagaattgaattaataaaataacaagaataagcgctcacatatcaataataaccttgaatgtaaatggattaaactttccatttaatgtatatttttaagtgaccTAATTTTATCCTGTCCAGAAAAAAACTCATCTCATCTGTAaagacacatagactgaaagtgaagggatgggaaaagatattccaccaaaaaaacccaaaagtgggccgggtgtggtggctcacgcctgtaatcctagcactctgggaggccgaggcgggtggattgctcgaggtcaggagttcaaaaccagcctgagcaagagcgagaccccgtctctactataaatacaaagaaattaattggccaactaatatatatagaaaaaattagcagggcatggtggcgcctgcctgtagtcccagctacttgggaggctgaggcaggagaattgcttgagcccaggagtttgaggttgctgtgagctaggctgataccacgacACTCcttctagcctggggaacaaaatgagactctgtctcaaaacaaaacaaaacaaaacaaaaatgagcaggagtagctatggttatatcagataaaacaggcTTTAagtaaaaaactgtaaaaagagacaaagaaggtcattaaataatgataaaaggatcaattccaCAAGAGCATATAacaattctactttatttttccaaagcaaGAAAGCCTttggatataacaattctaaatatatatgcaggccacagtggctcatgcctgtaatcctagcactctgggaggtggaggcaggaggatcgcttgaggtcagttcaagaccaacccaatcaacagcaagaccccatctctactgaaaatagaaaaaagtagccaggcatggtggtgtgcacgtgtagtcccagctactcaggaggctgaggcaggaagatcgcttgagcccaggagtttgaggttgctgttagctaggctgatgccacagcacagtAGCCCAGGTGGCAAAACAAGATTCtgtcttgtctcaaaaaaaaatacatatgcacccaacactgcagcatccagatttataaagcaaaaattgttagatctaaagggagaaatagactcCAATACAATAGTACCTGAGGACTTCAACACCCACTATCAGTACTGGACAGATCATctggacagaaaatcaacaaagatttAAACAACAAAGATTGGTTTTAAACTGCACTTTAGAccaacagatatttacagaacatttcatccaacagctaataaaatacattcttttcttcaacaccatagaacattctccaggatacaGACTATATGTTAGGAcccaaaacaagtctcaacacaTTTGTTAAAATGCAAGTAATATCAAGGTATCTTCTTAgaatacaatggaataaaactagaaatcagtaacaagaggaactttggaaactgcGCTGGGAAAACCGGATATCTAAATTTATTAGGTGACATTCTATGTTAAGAAAGACCTTCCCCTTTTCACcttctttattctctctttctgccaGTATAGactaaaaaatctatttttaattcaatacTTTATAATCCATTGCtcattttacttccctctgtaaATCTCCTAGTTTTCCTACTGGGCTGTCTACTTCCTCTGTCCCACAGCTCTTGGGAGACCATCCTGGTCCTGCCCATCCACCCTGTCTGCAGATAGGGGTCTGCAAGAAGGATAGGAGTCtgcaaggaggaagaagagtcttttttttttttttttttcggacaccgttcttccaagtgaagtattgccagaatggataaacaaacgccacatgtactcaatactaaattggagcGAATCAatcaacacttgtgtgcacatatggtccggtcgcggtggctcacgcctgtaatcctagcactctgggaggccggggcgggcggattgctcaaggtcaggagttcaaaaccagcctgagcaagagcgagacccgtctgtactataaatagaaagaaattaattggccaactgatagatatagaaaaaattagccgggcatggtgcgcatgcctgtagtcccagctactcaggaggctgaggcaggaggattgcttgagcccaggagtttgaggttgctgtgagcaaggctgacgccacggcactcactctagcctgggcaacaaagcgagactctgtctcaaattaaaaaaaaaaacttgtgtgCACATTACGGAACACTTACAATTTTGACCCAAACTGTACAAAAggaaattatgtaaccaaaacgtgtgtgtccctgtaatattctgaaattttaaaaaatggaaaaaatggaaaaggaggcAGAGCCAAGATCCAACACCTGCGGCTTCCAGCCAATTCCTATCAGGGTGGGTGGAGCCTGGCCCCACGCTGAGTCCTGGAGTGGCTGAGAGCAGTGAGGCCACGCCCCCTTATGAAGACAGCCAATCAGGACTCGAGGTGCTGGTTTCTCCATTGTGAAGAACCAGCCTTTGATGGTCTGGGTATTGGGGTTCTGGTTAGAACAAGGGGAGGTGTAGGGATCTGGCTCTTGGTTTGCACTACACTCCGGGTGTGTCTTTGGTTGAGTAGAAAGATCATGGCCCCAAAACCGAAAGCTCCCGCACCTGCCCCGGgtgccccacctccccctgctGCCCCGGGTGCCCCACCTGCCCCGGgtgccccacctgccccaggcGCCCCAGGGGAAGCGCCCAAAGGGCCGGAGACTAATCAGACGCCGGAAGAGCTGGCATTTTACGCCCCAAATCACAAATGTTTGGCCATCTTCGCTATAATTTGTTTCCCTCCCTTGGGACTTGCGGCTTTCTACTACAGCAACCAGGTAAGACAATACCCATGCCGTAGCCCATCCTGTCCTCTACTTGCCCCTGCATCTGCTCCTGTCCTGGGACCTGGGTAGGGGCTTTCCCTTAGTGGCAGCGGGTCTCCAACCCTTCTCCCAAGGGTTTCTGGACTCAGAAAACCACATCTGTGCTTCCGCCCCTGTAGACCACAGAGGCTAACCAGAAGAGCCAGTGGGAAGAGGCTTACATCAACTCAGGCAAAACTGGTTGGCTGGCTACATTTGCCATACTCATCGGTTTAGGCCTCCTTTACATCTATGCCCTATATATCTGAAGGCCAGACCCAGCAGCCCAGGGGGCCACTCCCCAACAGAGCCACCCACCAAGAAAAACACTGCCCATCCAAGTCAGCCACCATGCAAGAAACTCCACAGCTGAGACATCCCCTAGCCGAGAAACCCACCAACCAAGGAACTCAACATTCAAGCAACCAACTAGCCCTGGAACACGCAGACCACCTGCCTGTACTACGCCAGccccctcagcctccagagctatcTTCAATACCACCTTAGGGATCTACACTTCGTGCCCTAGATCCCCTTAGCTCCTTGAAACTGAGCTTCTCTttcagagaaatgtttatttaaacgAATAAAATTGAATGGAATGTTCTGGACTCTCATGTGTGTTTGGTATGTGGTGTGTGGGttcacacgtgtgtgtgtgttttctgggtATCTGTGTTTCACTGGGGCTATGCGTTTTCTACACTGTGTGAAAATCACAGTGTTCTAAATGGGAAGCCCAAGCAC harbors:
- the LOC105877041 gene encoding dispanin subfamily A member 2b-like codes for the protein MVSLPLPVDPPVEDFLPLSIVSLLCCFPFGILALIFSIRTQDGNTCGDRTRAERNSSMALAMGVASVVLGLLFIFFTSSIQLAW
- the PMIS2 gene encoding transmembrane protein PMIS2, with the translated sequence MAPKPKAPAPAPGAPPPPAAPGAPPAPGAPPAPGAPGEAPKGPETNQTPEELAFYAPNHKCLAIFAIICFPPLGLAAFYYSNQTTEANQKSQWEEAYINSGKTGWLATFAILIGLGLLYIYALYI